A DNA window from Candidatus Deferrimicrobiaceae bacterium contains the following coding sequences:
- a CDS encoding ABC transporter ATP-binding protein — MSNGREFYFYEDRVEARGMDIRLLRRLFSYLIPHKGLIALALAGLFLGTACQLAGPYLIKLIIDRNITPRVLTGMGGRVALYLAAVAGGMAFLYLQMFTVSILGQRVILHLRTEMFGRLQRLPVSFFDRTPTGRLMTRLTSDVEALQELISSGLVSTVGDVVLLVGTASVLLWLNARLALIIFAVLPALLLFVELLKKFIREGNREMRRKLARMNAFLQEHVSGVAVVKAFVQEEKSDRGFDERNEEYAAESVRLTNFYSVYFPGVELIASVAVALLLWQGGIRVISGAVTFGTLVAFLEYAQKFFNPIKDMSDKYNILQSALASSERIFLILDQEISPEYRPPPSGAKSPAGRKEGPEAGGGRGPDPPAIEFRDVWFSYPGGDGEDRGGRKMVLRGVSFTLGEGETGAIVGATGAGKTTILNLLCRFYEISRGEIRLFGRDVREIPRSELRGMISLVLQDPFLFSGTIRENVEAGGGALDRAVEVAGVARFSAGWDGGLATQVGERGGRLSVGQRQLVSFARALARDPKILILDEATSSVDPVTEHEVQTALAILLAGRTSLVVAHRLSTILSADRIIVMHRGKVRETGTHRELLAARGIYHRLFTLQFGGSQEQGRS; from the coding sequence ATGAGCAACGGGAGGGAGTTCTATTTCTACGAGGACCGGGTGGAAGCGCGGGGGATGGACATCCGGCTCCTGCGCCGTCTTTTTTCCTACCTGATCCCCCACAAGGGGCTCATCGCGCTGGCCCTCGCGGGGCTTTTCCTCGGCACGGCCTGCCAGCTCGCCGGGCCCTACCTCATCAAACTGATCATCGACCGGAACATCACGCCCCGGGTCCTTACCGGGATGGGCGGGCGGGTCGCCCTCTACCTCGCTGCGGTCGCCGGGGGGATGGCGTTTCTCTATCTTCAGATGTTCACGGTGTCCATCCTCGGGCAGCGAGTCATCCTCCACCTCCGCACCGAGATGTTCGGAAGGCTTCAGCGACTGCCGGTCTCCTTTTTCGACCGCACCCCCACCGGGCGGCTGATGACCCGCCTCACCTCGGACGTGGAGGCGCTCCAGGAGCTGATCTCCTCGGGCCTCGTATCCACCGTGGGCGACGTGGTGCTCCTGGTCGGGACCGCCTCGGTCCTGTTGTGGCTGAACGCCCGGCTCGCCCTCATCATTTTCGCCGTCCTTCCCGCCCTCCTCCTCTTCGTCGAGCTGCTGAAGAAGTTCATCCGGGAGGGGAACCGGGAGATGAGGAGGAAGCTCGCCCGCATGAATGCCTTCCTGCAGGAGCACGTGAGCGGGGTGGCCGTCGTGAAGGCCTTCGTGCAGGAGGAGAAATCGGACCGCGGGTTCGACGAGCGGAACGAGGAGTACGCCGCGGAGAGCGTCCGCCTGACGAACTTCTACTCCGTGTACTTTCCCGGGGTGGAGCTGATCGCCTCCGTCGCGGTGGCCCTCCTCCTCTGGCAGGGGGGGATCCGGGTGATCTCGGGGGCGGTCACGTTCGGGACCCTGGTCGCCTTCCTCGAATACGCGCAGAAGTTCTTCAACCCCATCAAGGACATGAGCGACAAGTACAACATTCTTCAGTCGGCGCTCGCCTCGAGCGAACGGATCTTCCTCATCCTCGACCAGGAGATCTCTCCCGAGTACCGGCCGCCCCCTTCCGGCGCAAAGTCTCCCGCCGGGAGGAAGGAGGGGCCGGAAGCCGGGGGAGGGCGGGGACCCGACCCGCCGGCGATCGAGTTCCGGGACGTCTGGTTTTCCTACCCGGGCGGAGACGGCGAGGACCGGGGAGGGAGGAAGATGGTCCTTCGCGGGGTCTCCTTCACGCTCGGCGAGGGGGAGACGGGGGCGATCGTGGGGGCCACCGGCGCGGGAAAGACGACGATCCTCAACCTGCTGTGCCGGTTCTACGAGATCTCCCGGGGGGAGATCCGGCTCTTCGGGAGGGACGTGCGGGAGATCCCCCGCAGCGAGCTGCGCGGGATGATCTCCCTCGTCCTGCAGGACCCGTTTCTCTTTTCCGGGACCATCCGGGAGAATGTCGAGGCGGGGGGGGGCGCGCTCGACCGGGCCGTGGAGGTGGCCGGCGTCGCGCGATTCTCCGCCGGCTGGGACGGCGGACTGGCCACGCAGGTGGGGGAGCGGGGCGGGCGGCTCTCCGTAGGCCAGCGGCAGCTCGTCTCGTTCGCGCGGGCGCTGGCCCGCGACCCGAAGATCCTCATCCTGGACGAGGCGACCTCCAGTGTGGACCCGGTGACCGAGCACGAGGTCCAGACCGCCCTCGCGATCCTCCTGGCCGGTCGCACCTCCCTCGTGGTCGCCCACCGGCTCTCCACCATCCTCTCGGCGGACCGGATCATCGTGATGCACCGGGGGAAGGTCCGGGAGACCGGCACCCACCGGGAGCTCCTCGCGGCCCGGGGGATCTACCACCGGCTGTTCACCCTCCAGTTCGGCGGAAGTCAAGAACAGGGACGTTCTTAA